A genomic segment from Borrelia puertoricensis encodes:
- a CDS encoding variable large family protein: protein MTLFLLLGCDSGTTSAEDSQGRFLKSVISLGNDFLNVFTSLSDMVGGVLGFNTTTKKSDVENYFKTIEKSLTTTKTSLEKIVSDMKSEKNPNAEATDTAVKKLVSEILNKIIEGAKTASEVIGDAGDPIGNVGANNAAGVVGTEVDKLVKGIKDIVAVVLKEGNPEAGTDKKAEDLSARTANGNGEAGKLFAANAGDDANAKKVAADAAKAVGAVTGADILKAMIKNGANSAVEAAKANAKDGTIAGAIALTAMAKDGKFAGPTADSVDYVTAAKGAAISAVTKALGTLTIAIRNTVDVGLKTVKDAMKFNSTDTPVTTDNTTSETKK from the coding sequence ATGACTTTATTTTTACTTCTTGGCTGTGACAGTGGTACTACTAGTGCTGAGGATTCTCAGGGTAGATTCTTAAAGTCTGTTATTAGTTTAGGTAATGACTTCTTAAATGTTTTTACTTCCCTTTCTGATATGGTTGGAGGGGTTTTAGGGTTTAATACTACTACTAAGAAGTCTGATGTTGAAAACTACTTTAAGACTATAGAAAAAAGCTTAACAACAACTAAGACATCCCTTGAGAAAATTGTTTCTGACATGAAATCTGAAAAGAATCCTAATGCAGAGGCTACTGATACGGCAGTGAAAAAACTAGTTAGTGAAATACTTAATAAAATAATTGAAGGAGCTAAGACTGCTAGTGAGGTTATTGGTGATGCTGGCGACCCAATTGGTAATGTTGGTGCTAATAATGCTGCTGGTGTTGTTGGGACTGAAGTCGATAAATTAGTTAAGGGTATTAAAGATATAGTAGCTGTGGTACTTAAAGAAGGAAATCCTGAGGCGGGTACTGATAAAAAAGCCGAGGATCTTAGCGCAAGAACAGCTAATGGTAATGGTGAAGCAGGTAAATTATTTGCTGCTAATGCTGGTGATGATGCTAATGCAAAAAAGGTTGCAGCTGATGCAGCTAAGGCTGTTGGGGCTGTAACTGGCGCTGACATCTTGAAAGCCATGATTAAAAATGGTGCTAATTCTGCTGTTGAGGCTGCCAAGGCTAATGCTAAAGATGGAACTATTGCAGGTGCTATTGCATTAACAGCTATGGCTAAGGATGGTAAATTTGCTGGTCCTACTGCTGATAGTGTTGATTATGTTACTGCTGCTAAAGGAGCAGCAATAAGCGCAGTAACTAAAGCATTGGGTACTTTAACTATTGCTATAAGAAATACTGTTGACGTGGGACTTAAAACTGTTAAAGATGCTATGAAATTTAATTCTACTGATACCCCTGTAACTACTGATAATACAACCTCTGAAACTAAAAAATAA
- a CDS encoding Vsp/OspC family lipoprotein: MKRITLCALLMTLFLLLSCNTSGKNLTDDEVAKSDGTVIDLAKITKNIKDSVAFAKSVTEVHSLVKSIDELAKAIGKKIQNQDTLGTDSGKNTALIAGVFSITLDIVKKSKALQISEFIKDQQNLTQKVSGVTTAAEAFINKLKNKTGELAVDSGATTDDNAQKAIDRNGKPSGENGAKELGDLNTAVDTLLKDAEAAVTSAIKELSTSVKPSN; encoded by the coding sequence ATGAAAAGAATTACTTTATGTGCGTTATTAATGACTTTATTTTTACTCTTATCTTGTAATACTTCAGGAAAAAATCTTACAGATGATGAAGTGGCTAAATCTGATGGCACTGTTATTGATTTAGCTAAAATAACTAAGAACATCAAAGACTCTGTTGCTTTTGCTAAGAGTGTTACAGAAGTTCATTCTTTAGTTAAGTCCATTGATGAGCTTGCTAAAGCTATTGGTAAGAAAATTCAGAATCAAGATACACTTGGTACTGATAGTGGTAAAAATACTGCATTGATAGCAGGAGTTTTTAGTATCACATTAGATATAGTAAAAAAATCAAAAGCTTTGCAAATTTCAGAATTTATTAAAGATCAACAAAATTTAACCCAAAAAGTTAGTGGTGTTACGACTGCAGCTGAAGCATTTATAAATAAGTTGAAAAATAAAACTGGTGAGTTAGCGGTTGATAGTGGAGCAACTACTGATGATAATGCACAAAAAGCTATAGATAGAAATGGTAAGCCTAGTGGGGAGAATGGAGCAAAAGAGCTTGGTGATTTAAATACAGCAGTTGATACTTTGTTAAAAGATGCTGAAGCTGCAGTAACGTCTGCAATTAAGGAGCTTTCAACTTCTGTTAAACCCTCTAACTAA
- a CDS encoding variable large family protein, protein MLFLLFSCGSGTTGAEDPKTTFLNSIANLGKGFLDVFTSLSDMVAGAFGINAETKKSDIGNYFTSIENTMTSVKEKLQDQVTKNGNYEKVKTVVDKFITNTLDKIAEGAKEAAKGATGSDAIGGATTAGQDAVAADTTSVNLLVKGIKEIVGVVLKDGDGDATKTKDEQQKTIGKLLGANANSTDAEAAAASASIGAVTGADILQSIAKSGETANNDVEIEKAKNAAEIAAAKKEANKEIKDEAQKDAVIAAGIALRAMAKDGKFAAKTEEKSANAVNGVAASAVNKTLSTLIIAIRNTIDSGLKTSSDALAAVKQEDKSADVNTPVDAATSGQ, encoded by the coding sequence ATTTTATTTTTACTTTTTAGTTGTGGCAGTGGTACTACTGGTGCTGAGGATCCTAAAACCACATTCTTAAACTCTATTGCTAATTTAGGTAAAGGGTTCTTAGATGTTTTTACTTCTCTTAGTGATATGGTTGCTGGAGCCTTTGGTATTAATGCTGAGACTAAGAAATCTGACATTGGTAACTATTTCACTTCTATTGAAAACACTATGACATCTGTTAAAGAGAAGTTACAAGATCAAGTTACTAAAAATGGGAATTATGAGAAAGTTAAGACAGTTGTTGATAAGTTTATCACTAACACATTAGACAAGATCGCAGAAGGAGCAAAGGAAGCTGCTAAAGGGGCCACTGGTAGCGATGCTATTGGTGGTGCTACTACTGCTGGTCAAGATGCTGTAGCAGCAGACACTACAAGTGTTAACTTACTTGTTAAAGGGATTAAAGAAATAGTTGGTGTGGTTTTGAAAGATGGTGATGGAGATGCTACTAAAACCAAAGATGAACAGCAAAAAACAATTGGTAAGTTACTTGGTGCTAACGCTAATAGTACTGATGCAGAGGCAGCAGCAGCTAGTGCTTCAATCGGAGCTGTAACTGGGGCTGATATCTTACAATCTATTGCTAAGTCTGGTGAGACTGCTAATAATGATGTTGAGATTGAAAAAGCAAAAAATGCTGCTGAGATTGCTGCTGCCAAGAAAGAGGCTAATAAAGAAATTAAAGATGAAGCACAAAAGGATGCAGTTATTGCTGCTGGAATAGCTCTAAGAGCAATGGCTAAGGATGGTAAATTTGCTGCTAAGACTGAAGAGAAATCTGCCAATGCAGTTAATGGTGTTGCTGCTAGTGCTGTAAACAAAACATTAAGTACGCTAATAATAGCAATAAGAAATACTATTGATAGTGGGTTAAAGACAAGCAGTGATGCACTAGCAGCTGTTAAACAAGAAGATAAATCTGCAGATGTTAATACACCTGTAGATGCAGCAACTAGTGGACAATAA